The nucleotide sequence TCTTCTGGGAGTGATTCTGGCCTACCGCTCCGTGGACCGGGCCCGGGATTAGCGGTTCGAAGTCAACCTCCGTGTGATCCACGGAGGAACGATCGTCTTACGGGAAAAGAAAAAGCGGAACTTCCGAAAAGGCTTGTTAGCCTTTTCGGGCTGAGAGGACAAAAAAGCCGGCCCCCGGGTAAAATCCGGTTTTTACTTCCTGATTTGATACAGGCCTTTCCGTTTGGGGAGGTTCAAAAAGGGTGCTTAATATCTTTCCAATAACGAAACCGGTCTCGGATAGCATTTTCGAAAGCTCTACAAAGGAGTAAAAACGAGCCCTTCTGTAAATGGGATGTCCATTTCTACCTTTTTCTTCATAAAACCTGGCCCAGGGGCTTTCTTTAAGGATGAGGCCGAGGACGAGGCGTCCCCCCGGACGCAAAACTCTTGCCACCTCTCGAAGCACATCCTCCGGACGATCCACAAAACATAGAGTGACCATTAGAAGAACCAGGTCAAAGGTGTGAGTTGAAAAGGGAAGGTCTTCCCCTCTGGCCTGGACGGCGGTTATGCCTCTTTTTAGGGCAATCTTCAGCATACTGTAAGAGGGATCAATGCCGCAGGATATTCCAAGGGGGGCGGCAAAACGTCCTGTTCCTACCCCTATCTCCAACCCCCGGTGAAAGTTTTTCACAAGCTTTTTTAACACATCAAGTTCCAGTGCATACGCTGAGGCCCCAAAGGGTTCTTCATACCACCGGTCATATCTTTCGGCCAGCTGATCAAAAATTTCCCAGGAGGGATTCATTTTTCCTCCGTGCTTCCCGGGTTTCAATTCGGACAGGCATTTTAACATTGAAATAAAAACAGGGCGATAAATGGCCTCTGTGGTAAAATAGAGGGGAGGCTTGTGGTGTCTTCTGTCTCATGACGCTCTGGGAAAAACTCGAGATCCTGGGTGCGGCGGCCAGTTACGATCATTCCTGCACCGGAACCGGACTTGCCCCGGATCTTCCCTTTACCCTGGAGGGCCGCAGGCATCTTCCGGGTATTTATCTGGCGCATACCTCCCTTGGGCGCCGCATTCCGCTCCTCAAGGTGCTTCTCACCAACCGCTGCCGTCTCGACTGCGCCTATTGTGTGAACAGGGCCTCCAACCGGGTACCCCGAACGGCCTTTGAGCCCCGGGAGCTGGCCGAGGTGGCCCGGGAGCTCTTCCGCCGGGGGCTCGTTCAGGGAATTTTCCTGAGTGCCGCCATTCAGGGCTGTCCGGACGATACCATGGAACGCCTGGTGGAGACGGCCCGCATCCTTCGGAGGGACCTTTCCTTTCGGCATTATCTTCACCTGAAGATTCTTCCCGGGGTTTCTCCGGAGCTGGTTAGGGAGGCGGTGCGACTGGCCACCAGGGTAAGCGTGAACCTGGAGTTCGTGAAGCGCCGTTCTCTTCACCGACTAGCCCCGGGCAAGGAAAAAGGGGGATTGATCCGGGCTCTCGCCCAGGCCCGGGAATTCGCCCTGGAGGAGGGACGAATTCCCTCCCTCACCACTCAGGTCATCGTGGGTGCCACCCCGGAGACGGATTACGATCTCCTGCGTACCGCTCAGAATCTTTACCGACAGGGGCTCCTGAAACGAATGTACTTTTCGGCTTACATCCCGGCCAACCGGGACCCTCGCCTTCCCCCTCCAGGGGCTCCCCCTCCCCTTCTCCGGGAACGCCGTCTTTATCAGGCGGATTACCTCCTCCGTCTCTACGGCTTTGATTATCGAGAATTGCTTGAACCGGGGAAGAATTTACCTCTGGATAGGGATCCCAAACTGGTCTGGGCCGAACGGCATCCGGAATTCTTTCCGGTGGACCTCCTGCGTGCCTCCTACGAGGAAATTCTCCGCGTGCCCGGTATAGGTCCCCGGACCGCTCGTCGCATTCTGGAGGCCCGTCGGCGGACCGTCCTTACCCCTGAAGGGCTGCGTCGGGCCGGGGTGCAGCTATCCCGGGCGCTTCCCTTCATCGCTCTGGGAGGCCGCTATCTCCCTCGCCAGCTTTCCCTTTTCTGAGCCCTTTCCCCGGGTAATCTTTTTACCCGGGCATTCCGGATGGAAAGGTCTCCAGTAATTTAGACGGGGAAGAGACCTCAAAGCGAATTTTTACCCTGCGAAAAGGATGTTCTATGGATCAGGGAGAGGTTGTTGTGGCAGGCCCTTAGAGGGAATAAAAGATCCTCCCGTGCTTGAAACTCTCTCAGGGGTGATGATATTTAAGATAGGTGTTAATTTGCCTAAAGGGGGAAGCACATGGAAACGCTCGTGGTGGTCCTGCTGGCAGTGGGGATTCTGGTTCTTCTGGCCCTGGTGATGGTGCTCTGGAAGCTGAAGGAAGTACTCGAGCGGGCCCAGGGTCTGGTTTCCCGTTCGGAGGAGACCGTAGCCACGGCTCGGGAAACTCTTTCCCGGGTGAATCGTTTGAGCGAGGAGTTGATGATTCTTCCCGGGGCAGTAAAGGAGCTCATGGATTCCTTCGGGGAGATCGCCCGGGATCTCTCCGAGGAAATAAAGGGACGACTGGAGCGGCTGGACAGTTTGGTGGAGGCGTTGGAGGCGCGGGTGTCCGGAGAGGTTCCACGGGTGCTCTACCGGGCGGAGCAAACGCTTTCTCAGGCCGAGCGGTTGCTTGCCGGAGCCAACGAGAAACTCTCGGCCCTGGACGATCTGGTGGAGGCCGTTCGGGGACTTTCCCGTTCGGTTAAGGAGGTAAGCACCACCGCCACTCTTGCGGTGGAGACCATCAATCGCGAGGTGCGCAATCTGGTGGTGGAGCTTTCAGCGGCCGTGGCCGGGGTTCGAGAAGGGGTGAAGGTAATCTCGAAGGTCTGGCCTTTTCGTCGCAAACAAATCTAATAGGGGGTGATGGAGATGGCGGAGAAGGGTTTTTCGGTGGGTGGTGTGCTTACGGCCTTTTTTCTCGGTGGGCTAGTGGGAGCGGGGCTGGCGCTTCTTTTTGCACCGGCCAGTGGTGAGGAGATTCGAGAGAGGCTCAGGGCTACCGGTGAGGAGGCCCGGGGGCGGGTGCGGGAAAAGACCCAGGAACTGAAGATCCGGGCTGAGGAGCTCAAGGAGCGGGCCGAGGAGCTCAGGGCCAGGTTGCTTACCGAGGCTGAGGAGCTCAAGAGCAAGAGTCTTGAAACTCTGGAAGAGGCCAAGCGGGTGCTGGAGGAGGCCATTGAGGCCGGGAAGGAGGCCATGCGCCGGGAGAAGGAGAAACTGACCCAGAAACTTAAGGGAGACCAGGCTGCGGCTTCGGTCTAGACCTTGCTTTCCCCCCACCCGAGTTTGTCTCTCAGGATGGCAAAGTAGCTCCGGGTGGGGGAGGTAATCAGGCGAAGGGGTCTTTCGGCTTCCCTAACGGTGAGTTTTCCGCCGGGAGGAAGTTCCCGGTGGAGGCTTCCATCCACCACCAGGTGGACTTCAGGGGAAGGGCTAATCAACTGAATCTCCACAGGGGTTCCTGCGGGAAGTACCAGAGGGCGGGCGCTTAGCATGAAGGGACAGATAGGGGTCAGAACCAGGGCCCGGGCCTGAGGATGGAGTATGGGACCTCCGGCGGAGAGGTTATAGGCGGTGGAACCTGTGGGGGTGGCCACTATGAGTCCGTCTCCGTAGTAAGTGGTAAGGTATTCTTCTCCGGCCCGGACCCTCAGATGGATCATGTGCCCTAAGGGGCCTTTGAGAACAGCCACCTCGTTCAGGGCAAGAAATTCCTCCTCGCCCAAACGCACGCGGAACATCAGTCGCTCCTCTACGGAAAATTTCCCGGCGGCAAGGCGGGTAAGGGCCAGTTCGGCTTCATCGAGCTGCACCTCGGTAAGGAAACCCAGTTTCCCGAAATTTATGCCCAGTATGGGGACATCAAGTTCCCAGGCGAGCGGCGCCGCACGCAGGAAGGTCCCGTCTCCGCCCACCACCAACACCGCTTCGGCCCCTTTCCGGGTATCGGGGGTGAGGATCCGTACCCCTTTCTCCTCCAGCGTTCGTCTAAGAAGGTGTCGGAACTCCGGTGGAAGTTCCAGCCCTTCTTTAACACAAAGCAGTATAGCCCTCATCAGTTGACATTTTAGAAGCCCTGGGCGAAAGGTAAAGTGTGAAAACGGTATCTGCAGTTTTGCTTTTGATAATTCTTTTTTGGCCAGGGACGGGTAAAGCGGCCTGGCGCATCGAGGCCCGCAAACTTATCATATACCACGATCGGAGGGTGGCTCTGGCCGAGGGGCAGGTGGTTATCTCGGGAAAGGACCTCACCATCTTCGCCACAAAAGCCCGCTACGAGATGGAAACCAAGCGTCTCTACCTCTGGGGACCGGTAAAGATTCTCACCCCTCACGGAGACTGGCTGAAGGGGCGCTGGGCTTTTATGGATCTCCGTTCCGGTGAAGGAGAAATAGGCGGAGCTCTGCTCTTTATTCGAAAGGATCGGGTCCGGGTCCGGGCCCGGAGGATGCGCCGTCTGGGTGAGGATCACTATCTCGCCTATCAGGCCATCATCACTACCTGTGAGCTCACCTGTAAAGAGTCACCGCCCTGGAGTTTTCACGCTCGAAAGGTGGAAATTCGGGGAGGACACGCCCGGGCCCGCTGGGTCTCCTTCTGGGTCAAAAAACTTCCGCTTGCAGCAAGTCCTTATGTGAGCGTAGCGGTGAAAACACGGCGTAAAAGCGGCTTTCTATTTCCCAGACTGGTCTCCGGTTCCCGAACCGGGGTGGGAATCGAGGTCCCGTTTTTTCTCGCCCCTCACGACAGTTTTGATTTCACCGTGTATCCTTTGTGGCTTTCCCGCCGGGGCCTTCTCTTTTCCGCCGAGGCACGCTGGCGCCTTTCCGAAACCACCCGGGGCATAATCCGCTATCGCTACCTTCACGATCGTCTCAAGGACGATGATTACAACCGGGACGGGATCGTGCGCGGAAACCGTACCCGCTATTGGGTGGTGGCGAAGATTGATCAGGGAATTTCTCCGCGCACGGATCTCCATCTGGATCTCGATCTGCTCTCCGACCGGGACTTTCTGGAGGAATTTCCCGGCGGTGCCCTGGGTTTTCCGGCAAGTCATCGAAGCTTTTTAGAGTGGTTCGGACGAGGACTGGAAGAGAGAAATCAGCGCTATCGCACCTCAAGGTTATGGCTTTCCCATCGAAGGGAAAATACTTACCTGGAACTCGGGGGGGTCTATCGGGATTGGGTGCTCCCCCGGGGACAGAGCACGGTTCTTTCTCCGCTTGCCTACCTTCATCTCTTCTCTATGACCCGTCCCCTATTCGGTCCCTTCACCTTTTCCGGGAACTTAGAGACTGCCTACTGGTACCGGGAGGAGGGAGCCCGGGGACTTCGGCTTAACCTGGCACCGGAGTTGACACTGAATCTGCCTGTGGGACCCTTTGAAAATCAGGCCACTTATCGTCTTATTCATACCCGCTACGCGGTGGACTGGGATAACGGTACCACCGAGGACCTCACCCGCACCCTCTACGAAATAGAAGCCGAGACGGCTCTGGAATTATACCGGGTGTATTCTTTTAAAAGATGGAAACTTTCAGGACTCAGACACAGCCTGCGTCCCTATATACGCTACTTTTATCGTCCTCCGAAGAATCAGGATGATCTTCCTCTTTTTGTGAGTGAAGATCGTCTTCCTCCGGCCCATTATCTGGAATACGGCCTGCTTCAGTTCCTTACGGTCCGGAAGGACTCTCCCATGGGGCCCCGCTACTGGGATCTTGTACGCTTCAAATTATCTCAACGCTACGACTTTCGAGAGGCCGCACGATCTCCTGCTTCCGCCGGGGAGGAACGGCGTCCCTTCTCCAACCTTTTCGGAGAATTTGAGCTCCGGACGCTATCCCGTTTGAGCCTCCGTTACGACTGGGTATATAACTTCTACGGACTGGGTCTCACCCGTCAGCAATTGAGCTTATCGACCAATAAGGTCCTCTTGGATTCTTTCTCTTTAAGTTACCAGAGGGATCGTTTACGCCGGGTCAAACAGCTCAATCTATCGGTCCGAAAGGGTCTGGGAAATCATCTTGTTCTTTACGGGTCTCTCTCACGCAATCTTCTCCGTTCGGAAACCTCCTCAGCTCGAATGGGAATAATTTTTCACAATTCTTGTTACACGGTGGATATTTCTCTGGGGGTGACCCCGGAGGATACCCGTTTCTCCTTCTGGGTGAATTTGCTGGGTCTTGGGGGATACGGAAGATCCTTTACCCGGGGCCCGTAAGCTTGACCGGCTGCGGGGCGCGTAATAGTCTTTCGGGCATGAGGATTGCCCTTGCCCAGATCAATCCCACCGTCGGTGACCTTTCCGGAAACCTGGAAAGGATCCTCGAATTTTACGAGAAGGCCCGGGAGATCGGGGCCCGGCTGGTACTCTTTCCGGAGCTCTGTCTCTGCGGGTATCCACCGCGAGATCTACTCTACAGGCGTGAATTCCTGCGGGCCGTAAAGGAAACTCTTTCCAGGCTGGTTCGCTCCATCGGGGAACCCGCGGTGGTGGTTGGCTATCCGGAGGAAAACGAGGCCTTAGGCCGGCCGCTCTTCAATACCCTTGTGCTGATCGAACACGGACGCATCCTTTACCGCTACCGTAAAACCCTCATTCCCTACTACGATATTTACGAAGAACCCCGTTACTTCAAGGCCGGAGACCTTCCGGGAATTTTTGAGTTTCGGGGCATACGCCTGGGCTTTACCATCTGCGAGGACATTTGGAACGAACCCGGCTATGTGCCCAAACTTTACGAGGAGGATCCGGTAGAAGCGCTCGCCTCCAAAGCCATTCGGGCGGCGCTCAATATTTCCGCCAGTCCCTTCCATTTGGGCAAGGGATCTTTAAGGGAGAGTTTGCTTGCCACCAAGGCCAGACGGCTCGGAGCCCACCTTTTTTATGTGAATCAGGTGGGAGCGCAGGATCACCTCATTTTCGATGGTCAAAGTCTTGTGGTGTCCCCGGAGGGACGGGTCCTGGCCCGCGCCCGAGATTTCGAGGAGGACCTTGTTTTTTATGATCTCGATACCGGGGAGGGGATTGTGCATCCGGTCTCGGAAAGACGGGCCGAGTCCCTGCTCAAGGCCCTTATCCTCGGAGTGCGTGATTTCTTTCGCAAGGTGGGGGCCCGGGGGGCTATTGTGGGGCTTTCCGGAGGGATTGACTCCTCGGTCACCGCGGTGATTGCCGTCCGGGCCCTTTCGCCGGAAAGGGTCCTGGGAGTGCTTATGCCCTCCCCTTATAACAGTCCGGAAAGCGAGGAGGACGCCAGGGCCCTTGCCAGTAATCTCGGTATTCGCACTCTACGAATTCCTATAAAGGAAATTCTTTCCGTATGCAAGCGTACGCTTTCTACAGCCCTTTCGGAAGAAATCTCCGGACTCGCCGAGGAGAATCTCCAGGCCCGGTTGCGTGGTCTTCTTCTTATGGCTCTTTCCAATAAATTTCCCGGTTATCTCGTCCTAAATACAGGCAATAAGAGCGAGCTGGCTGTGGGGTACTGCACCCTTTACGGTGATACCTGCGGGGCCCTTTCGGTCCTCGGGGATGTAACCAAGGATCTGGTCTACGAGCTGGCTCTTGAGATCAACCGGGAGAGGGTGATCATTCCGGAACGGGTTCTACGCAAACCACCCTCGGCGGAACTGCGCCCGGCTCAGAAGGACGAGGATGACCTTCCTCCTTATTACCTGGTGAACAATGTGGTGCGAGCCTATGTGGAGGAGGGACTTTCTCCTGAGGAGATTGTCTCGCGCGGATTTCCGGAAAAGGTGGTTCGGGAGGTGGTGGGACGGCTGCGGCGAGCGGAGTTCAAACGCTGGCAGCTTCCTCCCGCCCTCCGGGTCACGCCCCAGGCCTTTGGATACGGGTGGCGGTATCCCATTGCCCACCGATTTCCCATGGAGGATCCGCGGTGAAGAAAGATTTTCAGGGCTGCGTACAGGTCTACACCGGAGACGGGAAGGGTAAGACCACCGCGGCTCTGGGCCTTATCGTTCGGGCCCTGGGGGCCGGTTTTCGGGTGGCCCTGGTGCAGTTCTTAAAGAAGGGAGACTACAGTGAAATTCGAACCCTCAGACGTTTCGAGCCACAGCTTTCCATTTATCAGTTTCACTCCGGGGGGTTCGTGAGAGGACACCCTGATGCGACGGTATGTCGGGCCGTGGCGGAGGGATGGCGTTGGGCCCGGGAGATTATAAAAAGCGGTGAGTTCCAGTTGGTGGTACTCGATGAGATAAATGTAGCTTTATCCCTGAAACTCCTTTCCCCTGAGGAGGTCGTTTCGGTCTTAAGGGAGCGACCGTCCGGGGTGGAGGTGGTCCTCACCGGTCGCAATGCCCCCGAGGAGGTAATAGAGTTCGCCGACCTGGTCACCGAGATGCGCAAACTCAAACATTATTACGAACGGGGGATTCCCGCCCGTCTCGGAATCGAAAAGTAAGGGTGTGGAAGGTTGGATTCTTGATTTTGTTATTACCGAGGTTAAAATGGATGAAAGCGGAGGGGTGCCCGAGTGGTCGAAGGGGTGCGGCTGGAAACCGCATGTGCGGGGCATAACCCCGCACCGAGGGTTCGAATCCCTCCCCCTCCGCCAAATTCAGCTTTTCTCGGTGGGGGACACTTTGGGGACAATACCGGGGACGACTTACAGCCTCAAGGGCTCCACATTGAGAGCGTTTCGCAATAAGGACTATTCTTAAACTTTCAATTTCGGTTTTCGGCGATTATTTAAACACAACTTTTACCTCCTGGAATTCCTTAAAGCGAAATTCAGGACCATCGTCCCGCCTTATCTCCTCCGGTGGCCCATAATGCCGGCATAAATCTTTTTAAAGGCTCCCTGGCAACCTCAATGGGAAAAGCTTCTTCCGTTCTCGGGGTCCGCCGCCAGCCTCGCTTCTAGCGAAGACAAAGACTAAGACCAAGCTGAGGAAAATCCGCGGTATTTTTTGCGGAAGCGTCCGGATGGTTTCGCGATACCCTGTATTTTCTTGCGATAGCGGCTACGGAGTTACCCGGAGTGTCGGCCTCGGCCAGGATTCTGATGGATCTGATCGATAGTAAACTTTTTCATGACTCACCTGCATTATTTTGAGTTGTCATTTCTATAAATCCTAACATCCCGGGTGGTTCGAAAAATGGGGAGCAGGTCAAAATACGATGTTCCGTAAAACTATCTAGTACTAATACAAAAGCAACGGTGGTTTTTTGCCTAAGATGCCAAATCTTCGTCTTCCTTCTCGATCTCGTACTTCATCATGTACTCCGGCACCCCCAGTTCCCGCCACTTCTCCTTCGGCTCAACGGCCATAATCAACAGCACTTTTGTCTGGTCCTCCCCGTTCGGAAAATCTCGCTCTAGCCTCTTGAGATCCTCGGACGACACCAAAAGAAGCATCGGCAGTATCCATTGTCTGCGAAGCTCTTCGAAAGTTTGTGGCGACCAGTTCACTTTTAATGTTCTTGCCATGGCTCCTCCTATTTACTTTGTAAATCTCAAATCCCCGTTCTTTTAAAGCCCTCGCCAAATCTTCATCCCAAGTGTTCGTAACTATGAATTTAACTCCTTCCTGCGACTTGGGAAGAACGATGCGATTAAATTTTTCAAGAAAAGTTTTTAACTCCTTGTCTTCGGCAGTAACCTCATACCCTGCTACCTTACGTCCCTGTTCCCGAATGTAATCTGGATCAAAAATCACCAAGTCCCCTGGACGGGCTTCTTTCTGTACAAGCTTCCAGGCATCTCCTCGTCTAATCATAAGGAACTTCTCTCAAGTTTCCATTCCTCATAGGTAGGCTCGAAACAGTATGTCCTCGATATGCAAAGACGAATATGGGAAAGTTTCCATTCCTCATAGGTAGGCTCGAAACCCTTCTTATTTTCCTTTTCTTTTTCTTTTTCATTTTCCCGTTTCCATTCCTCATAGGTAGGCTCGAAACGCCACGGGCCCCACGGGCCCGCACGGGACGATCAAATGTTTCCATTCCTCATAGGTAGGCTCGAAACAAGTCTCGTGCTCCGGAGGCTCAGGAGTTTGTTCGTGGTTTCCATTCCTCATAGGTAGGCTCGAAACGAATTGCTCAAGTCTAATTCTAACATTGTCGTCGATAGTTTCCATTCCTCATAGGTAGGCTCGAAACGAATTGCTCAAGTCTAATTCTAACATTGTCGTCGATAGTTTCCATTCCTCATAGGTAGGCTCGAAACGCTTATTATAAACAAAACGCCCAGGTTGAAAACTACGGTTTCCATTCCTCATAGGTAGGCTCGAAACAGCTTTCCCTCGTGAATACGCAAAGTCCACTTACGCTGTTTCCATTCCTCATAGGTAGGCTCGAAACGGTTTTTTAAAAATGCCTTAAAAGGCATTTTCCTGGGTTTCCATTCCTCATAGGTAGGCTCGAAACATTAACTCTCTCCAGGCAGCAAATGTCCCCGTAAATGTTTCCATTCCTCATAGGTAGGCTCGAAACATCTAGACTTGGAATACTATACTGTATCTGGTGCATAGTTTCCATTCCTCATAGGTAGGCTCGAAACTGGTTTATCCTTGATATCGATTATGGCCATTATGATGGTTTCCATTCCTCATAGGTAGGCTCGAAACCATGCTGACCTAGCTAAAGTTCTTCTTGAAGCTTAGTTTCCATTCCTCATAGGTAGGCTCGAAACGGGTTCCTGAGATAATTAGGGTAGTTTCGTTTGAGAAGTTTCCATTCCTCATAGGTAGGCTCGAAACCAGTAGGAATATTCGAAGAAGACAAAGTCGAATTAAGTTTCCATTCCTCATAGGTAGGCTCGAAACTATTCTGTCTTTATTTTAGTGAGGGGGGGAGCCTAAGTTTCCATTCCTCATAGGTAGGCTCGAAACGGTTTTCCAAGCTTGACGGCGGCGGCATCAAGCCCGGTTTCCATTCCTCATAGGTAGGCTCGAAACATGCGTTAGCACTCTGGGGGCGTGCCTTGGAGCGTCGTTTCCATTCCTCATAGGTAGGCTCGAAACTGTGGACACGGTGGGAAAGCAAAAAACCATTGAGAAGGGTTTCCATTCCTCATAGGTAGGCTCGAAACAAGTACCATCCGAAAGGTAAAAATAGAGACGGCCATGTTTCCATTCCTCATAGGTAGGCTCGAAACAAGTCTCGTGCTCCGGAGGCTCAGGAGTTTGTTCGTGGTTTCCATTCCTCATAGGTAGGCTCGAAACACCGCCCAAATAGACGCAATAGCCCCTACAATTACACGTTTCCATTCCTCATAGGTAGGCTCGAAACAATAGCGTCATGAAAGCAGTATAAAGCAACAATCGAAGTTTCCATTCCTCATAGGTAGGCTCGAAACGACGCTTCCACTCCCGGGCGTCGGCAGGGTAAAAGTTGTTTCCATTCCTCATAGGTAGGCTCGAAACCACCTGGACCCGCATACGATTAAACCGCCAATTCCGCGTTTCCATTCCTCATAGGTAGGCTCGAAACCTCGCCCCCCAGAAAAAATGGGGAAGGCCGAGGATAACGTTTCCATTCCTCATAGGTAGGCTCGAAACTCAGTAAAATTATCAACAGTACGATTCGCAAAATCCGTTTCCATTCCTCATAGGTAGGCTCGAAACAAGCGTGGCGTCCGGCATTGGCATATCTGCTTGTTTCCATTCCTCATAGGTAGGCTCGAAACTTAGGAGTTTTGAGGATTTTTTAAACCGCAGGATTTGTTTCCATTCCTCATAGGTAGGCTCGAAACGCGCATGGGGGTTTCTCGGTCTCAGATGATTAATAATCGTTTCCATTCCTCATAGGTAGGCTCGAAACGGGTCCTTCGGCAAAGAAATACGACCCACATTCTCGCGTTTCCATTCCTCATAGGTAGGCTCGAAACTCGTAAGGTTAAGCGCCATCTTGATTATTTTACTCGAGTTTCCATTCCTCATAGGTAGGCTCGAAACCCACGCTGCTTGAGCAGTGTCTCACGGCCCTGGAGTTGTTTCCATTCCTCATAGGTAGGCTCGAAACTCGGCGTCCATGGGATTCTGGGCGATGTAGGCCTGCCACGTTTCCATTCCTCATAGGTAGGCTCGAAACAAGACGGTGGAGTACCAGGGGAAGAAGAACGAATCTTCCGGGTTTCCATTCCTCATAGGTAGGCTCGAAACGAGCTGGTCAGCCGCCTTTTGCATGGCTTCAAGAGCCTGTTTCCATTCCTCATAGGTAGGCTCGAAACTGATATACGCCCATCTTGCCCCTGACCATCTAAAGCGTTTCCATTCCTCATAGGTAGGCTCGAAACTGATCCGAAGACTTCCTGGGATGACGACGGGGCCCGTGTTTCCATTCCTCATAGGTAGGCTCGAAACCCCTCTAAAACTACTCGGTACATATTTACCATAAAGAATTTGGAAAATAAAGGGTTTGAAGGGGGGCTAAAATAAAGAACGAGGGATTCAAGCGGGAATAAAGGCCGCTAAACCTCCAATAGAGCAAAAAAGTCCTTTCGTCCGGCGGCAAGAAGGCTAGTATTTTTAGAGCTGAATAGTATGACTAAAAATAACATCCTGTTATCGAGAAATTAGCTTTAGGGGGTACCTGAATACATGTATGAAATAGAAAAATACAAAAATGACGAAGATTGGTAGGTATTAATTCATAGAAACCGTTTTTCCGGATCCTGTTTCTTGCGGCCTAGGAGGCGACGCAGAAAATACCGCCGGGTGCGAAAGGTATAAACGATCACCGAGTCCTCCTCGGAGTTCATTACCTCCCTGAGCTCTGCCAGCAACCGCTCAAGCTGGGCCAGACTCAACTCTCCCTCAAAGACCGAAAGCTGAACCCAGTTGAGGTATTTGCGACAGATCTTGTGAAACTTCTGAACCCGCTTAACTCCGGCATCATAGACCAGTATTACAAACATCCCAGAGGCCTCCTGAAAATTTTCTTTAAATTTTTAGGATTTTTGATAAATTGATATTACTATGAGCGGGAAACGAAACAAATCTTCCCTCAAAAAAGAGGATATAAATTTTTTCAAAAAGAAAATCCTTTCCGGAAGGGGTAAACTTCTTATAAAACACATGCGGGGCCGTGGCACAGTCAAGCTTTCTACGGACGAAATTTTGAACCTCACCCGTGGAGAAGATTAATCCCAGATCTACCGCGTCCTCACATAGGGAAAATAGACCTCCTCGCCGAGGAAGTGTTTGTAGAGCTTGTAACACTCAAGACGAATCAGGCGCCGGTAGGAGACTTTGCGTTTGAGGCCCTTGTGCATCACGGTCTCGGAAAGGCGGGCGTCATAGGCCTCAAGAAAGCGTTTCAGGCCTCGTTCCTTAAGATATATACCGCCTAACTCCTCTCGGAAGTCCTCGGCCTTGATTTCACGGCGGTTCACCAGGGCGAAGATCACCCGGTCCACGATGAGGGGTTTAAAGACCTCGGCAAGGTCAAGGTTCAGGGAAAAACTCCGCTCGTTGGTCTCGTGGAGAAACCCTATGCGGGGGTCAAGATGGGTGCGGTAGATCTCAGAGAGGGCCGTTACATAAAGAAGGGAGTTTCCGAAGGAGATGAGGGCGTTTAAGCGGTTTTCCGGAGGCCTTCGGCTGCGGCGCTCGAAACGAAAGTCGGAATTTTCGAGAATGGCGTCAAAGGCGGAGTAATAGATCTCGCGGGCACGGCCTTCTAAAGCCATAAGCTCCGCCGGGCTTTGCGCGGCGTTAAGCCCTGCCATCACTTCTTCTATCCCGGTGATTTGTTCGGATACCGGTTTCCCCCCGCGAGCCGTAGACCCTGAGGTTAAAGAGCATGTTACCCATGGCTCCGTAGACGAAGGCCCGGGCCAGCCCCAGCCGCCACTCGTCATGGAGATAATGTTCGGCCTGGCGCAGGGTCATAAGCCCGGAATTCATGTATTCCCGGGGATAGTAAGTGCCCACATAGTAACCATATCGGTTAAA is from Thermosulfurimonas sp. F29 and encodes:
- a CDS encoding NAD+ synthase, whose product is MRIALAQINPTVGDLSGNLERILEFYEKAREIGARLVLFPELCLCGYPPRDLLYRREFLRAVKETLSRLVRSIGEPAVVVGYPEENEALGRPLFNTLVLIEHGRILYRYRKTLIPYYDIYEEPRYFKAGDLPGIFEFRGIRLGFTICEDIWNEPGYVPKLYEEDPVEALASKAIRAALNISASPFHLGKGSLRESLLATKARRLGAHLFYVNQVGAQDHLIFDGQSLVVSPEGRVLARARDFEEDLVFYDLDTGEGIVHPVSERRAESLLKALILGVRDFFRKVGARGAIVGLSGGIDSSVTAVIAVRALSPERVLGVLMPSPYNSPESEEDARALASNLGIRTLRIPIKEILSVCKRTLSTALSEEISGLAEENLQARLRGLLLMALSNKFPGYLVLNTGNKSELAVGYCTLYGDTCGALSVLGDVTKDLVYELALEINRERVIIPERVLRKPPSAELRPAQKDEDDLPPYYLVNNVVRAYVEEGLSPEEIVSRGFPEKVVREVVGRLRRAEFKRWQLPPALRVTPQAFGYGWRYPIAHRFPMEDPR
- the cobO gene encoding cob(I)yrinic acid a,c-diamide adenosyltransferase; translation: MKKDFQGCVQVYTGDGKGKTTAALGLIVRALGAGFRVALVQFLKKGDYSEIRTLRRFEPQLSIYQFHSGGFVRGHPDATVCRAVAEGWRWAREIIKSGEFQLVVLDEINVALSLKLLSPEEVVSVLRERPSGVEVVLTGRNAPEEVIEFADLVTEMRKLKHYYERGIPARLGIEK
- the cas2 gene encoding CRISPR-associated endonuclease Cas2, coding for MFVILVYDAGVKRVQKFHKICRKYLNWVQLSVFEGELSLAQLERLLAELREVMNSEEDSVIVYTFRTRRYFLRRLLGRKKQDPEKRFL